gggtcggacccctgggtgccagctgcaggggcaagccctgttgccagcgcatggagcttttcgaccacCACGACGGCAGCGGCCTGGTCACTCTGGACGGTGAGcacgcctgccggagaaggcatcttcaggaccagatacccgtaatgggcaatggccatgaaccggtacagggccggtctgccaatgatggcgtTGAAAGGGAGATTAACATCCGCCACCTcaaactgcacgttctcggtacggaaattgacctccgtcccgaatgtaaccggtagggagatggtccccaccgggtacacTGGGTCCGGGCCCACTCCAGATAATGGGCGTGAAGGAGTCAGCTTGGACTccaggatctgcaggtgcttgaacgctgcatagctgatgacgctgaggcctgcacctccgtcgatcagcacgtggtggaggcggacgttggTGATGGTGGGCGCTGTGACGAGCGGCAGCACACCAgcacccgccatgttctccgggcaatccgacggcccgaaggagatggtgatgttcttccaccgctgatggggcgccgcctttggcgtcgccggcttcaccgagaggacctctcgatgaagggttttgacgtcccgccgggagacgaggtCAGAGCTGCtgccgtacatgacgtacagcttcttgcggcgctcgtcacccccggactcggagtcggactggtggaagagacccttgaggtctttgttgggggtttgataccccaattCCCTCTCCATCGCGGCCGCATCGGCgtcggagaccttctccttgccggaccgtcGTGGAGGGGAGGTGCCTTCCCTtgaggcttggtcacgcctcttgctgaggtgctccgcgagcttctggatctcgcggcactcagtGGCGCTGTGGTGAGCCCCAGTAtggacagggcacgacccggggtcggtgcgttgttgccgtgggcgcttgccacgggagttctggcccccggtcatCGCAGCTGCAACGGCTAGACCTCCGATCcatgacttgtcgaagccacggttcttcttgttcttcttcttgccgctgccaggagcagcgacactgggcccactcgtctgagcgggtcttgcttgggttgcagagtgccatgcacggccttctgcagccctggcacatttgtccgccaaagcgaacaaggtggtgacggtcTCCACCTGGTGGGttgccagcttctctagcatcttctcgtctcggatGCCCTGGCGGAAAGCCGTgatgatagatgcatcggagatttGTGgtatggttccacgtaccttggtgaagcgggagatgaaggtccggagggtttctccgggctgttgcctcacggcgtgaaggtgggcctccacaccgtgctgctggtacgcactggcgaagttcgccgtgaactgtgAGTAGAGCTCTCCCCAGGATTGGATGGTCCCTAGggtgaggttcatgagccaagTCCGGGCCGgtccggtcaaggctacatgaaagtaactagCCATGACGGCTTCattacctccagccgccgtgatggcagtgatgtagacctgcaaaAATTccgacgggttggaggacccaacatacttttccggcaggtgaggccgaaacttggacggccaggcgaccgcgcgaaggtggtctgcgagtgcTGCACAGCCCACGCCCGACACCGGTGCCTGAGCGGGTTCCTGcggcctggccgcagccgcatcgagctcgggcgcaagaacccgaccctcaatgttgagccgtcggttgcgcgcttgctcgatggagatcctggcgtcctctcccgcatgcctgcggttgagctctgcccggaggtcttcgttccgtgcactcctcactgatggtgagtgcaccgaaccggatgcgccgccctgacgaCGGCGCAGACTGGACACAGATCCCCCCGCTGatcctggggaagcctgtgccaggttgaggaggcggtcgacatcGTCACGCCACTCTCTATGCGTGTCTGGCGACGCCGCCTCACTAggagggttgcggagcaactccctggctgccatgaggggcccgttcggtgcgggcaccgattgggccacagagGCCCGCTCCGCTGCACACTGTGGAGCAGCACACGGAGCCGCCCTGGAGGCAGGACGGCGCGAAGTGTGTGGCATCGTGGATGCCACTTCTTCTCCAAtcaggaggtcgtgatgaccattTTCCTGTGCCATCGCAGCCTTGAGCTTCGACCTAGCGCACACCAAACCTAaggcccctacctggcgcgccagatgtcggaggaaatctccagccgggtggcggaaagcacccgcctaatcctagttaaggatgggtttggaggagacttaggagcgctagATCGGTGAACAGATGAACGTAGGAAAGACACAacgatttagagtggttcgggccgccggagcgtaataccctacgtccactttggtgttgtattgactaTGTAAGCCCTGGATGGAACTTAGCTTGGACCTGTGCTTGTGTATGCGACCgtgtgttctaacgagtgcactctcccttttatagtccaaggggagtgcttataCTGAGCCGGGCCCCgataggtgggcccggccaacaggagcctgttctacgagagatatggaggtcttctcctcgagctcctctccgcagtcctctcgatcgggaagttgatgtgcatatccacagccaggatacggccgtgtacagccttgtcttgcacagtgtccggtgtcagcgttgcccaacagtgaagccgtgctgtcattgttgggatggaacctcctgtcaggcggtgaaacaacgctgacccgttgcgtgcgcactgttacagtgcacgccttggctcggctattacaggccatcatcacgcgcgcagcaccgtgacgggactgtacacagtctgcgcactgtgcacggtgatacgacgcgccacCTTCAGATTAggcaggcttaccgtggtgtcagcatacctgccccgtgtgtcagtggcaggccgtgctttttgacttgggcgcgcccggcccagctaccgcattaaatgctggtaggtggggaggTGACCCCCGAAGGGCCTCCAGATGCAGGCACGCGGCAAGGCGAGCCCCGCTCCCCCAGCAGGGGTGGCACGTGggggcaccggaccccttccctgGGGGAgagaggtccgggcccccgaggccggtcggagcggtctGGCAGCAAAGTGTTCCGTACTAGCGCACACATAGCaagctcccttcttcttcttcttcttcttcttaaaagtggttgtctgcttagtctttggttggttctgcggtggctttttcttgttcttgtgggagttgttcttctgaacaagattggcgctagaagcaccaacaactcctttcccacgtatgtcctttgctctcgccttctcctcaacatcaagagtcTCTATGAGTCCATCTACGGTGAACTCCTGTCTCTTGTGTTTTAGAGAAGTAGCaaagtccctccaagaaggtggcAGCTTAGAGATTATACCTCCGGCCATAAACTTATTGGGTAACACACATGGGGACTCTTTGCTGCAATTTTTGAGATCTTTTGCCAGAGTATGTATTTCATGAGCCTGTTCCACCACAGAACGGTCTTCGACCATCCTATATTCAAGGAACTGCTCTATGATATACAACTCACTGCCAGCGTCAGATACTCCATATTGAGCCTCAAGAGCATCCCACAACGCTTTGCCAGTTGGCAGCCGGATATAAGAATCCACCAGATTTTTACCGAGAACACTAATGATCAAGCCTCGAAAGAGGATATCAGCCTCATCGAACGCACTCCCTTCCTTTGGAGTGAACTGTTCAGGCTTACCCTCTTTTACATGGATCACTCTCGATAGTGTTAACCATAGTATAAGCCGCTCTTGCCAACGTTTATAATTTGAACCATCAAAAGGTGGTGGTTTGATTGATGCAGCAAAGCTAGATACCGAGAGCCTATTAACAAAAtcaggtttttggattgttagaaAACTAGGCAATTtttggtatattttaattccaaatattactagcaatttcatgatataaatgaatgataatgtgtgaataagatatgtgcatgtgttcatgttattcttactaataagcatgaacaaagagttaaaccagaataggtttagtaagtacccaaggcgggaccagtgtcgggggcaccggttgcgccgttaccagctggaatagacatgctattcgactggccttgctcgaagtagccgaactattGATACATCTGACACAACAAATTAGTGCCACAATAGAACTTTAGAAACATAAAACAGATAAATGATGCAACAAAAGTCTAAATTTTTAAGACGGAATCTCTAACTTCTCGCTTCATTCAACTCTGTGTCCCTGAGATCACCTTTTTCCCTTTGGGGTCGTCACCAGAGGGAATGTTGTTGGCACTGCTTGATGAGCCAGGTAACGGGAATGTCATCCCCTCCGAGTCACCAGCTATGGTACCACGAGTAGAACCCAGTCGAAGTGTCAGGTCAATGTTGGACCTGTTTCCAATGGGGGCTATGATTGGACCAACTCCGTTAGGGTTCTCAGGAAGCATACTTGCTAGGTGTGACACGAAAGCATCGCCAGCATAATAAAGAACAGTTTTGTAACTTGGCATGGGTACTTGCTTAACCCGATTTGCAGATCCAGAATCTTGAGGAGTCGTTGGCTGCGGATTAATGCCGAAAAAATGACATGTAGTGTGGTCTGGATAATACTTGATGTGCTTAACAGTCCCCTTAGCCATGCCTGCCTGGACATGTTTCTTGCAATGCACAGCCATGTGCTGCTGGGAGCTGGACTCTTTGGTGCATACCAGGCAGACAAAAATGGGGCTCACTAGTACTCTCTTCCGTAGATCTGTGATGATTTTGGTTAGGCTAGGTTCAGGAGGAGGTGTATCGGTGAAGTAGGCCTCCCATGTTTGATCCTCCATGGTCGGAAGACCAGCTAAGAAAACACAAAGGAAAATGCCACAATCTATAGGATTTGTGCTTCCGCTGGTAGCAGGATGGTGGGTTCTTATAGAACGGGGATCAGTGCAGCTATATAGAATAAAACATTAATGTGCAAAGAAAGATTTAGCCAGACTTCGTATCTTCACGGATATTAATATATGTAATATTTTCTATTATTTTCTGGCTAGTTTAATAACTTTTCTATATATACTCATTATCTCTCAGGGGACAGTTCACCTCAAATATCAAGATATATTAATTACTTCCGAATATAAAGATATGGCGTTGGAATGAATTTATGGATGGAAATCATGGAGATACACACCCACCAATAAAAGAAATAATGAACACAATCTATAAGATACTGCCTCGAAGTGAACATGGTATCTAACTTGGATTGTTATGATATGTCCGATCTTCGAATGAAGTGTACCTTGGTGATTTATTAAAAGATGTATCTAGTGAGGATGATTCAACAACGGCATTGTGTATAAATGAGGTATGATCATAAATGATAGATCTGATTTCTCATCACATATGGAAGACTATCTAACAAGAATCAATGTACCCAAGAACTAAAACAGGGAGCATGATGTGAGGTTATTTATTTAAAGGGATAGTTGGCAAATGATGCTATAGTTTTGAGAAACTATGGAAAATGACCCAAGGAGATCGCCTCCAGAACTCGGCTTCAAAGTACTCAACCTCGGCATTTGGTTCCAAAACAACTGGGCTCAACAGGGCTCGTGTTCAAAGCACTCGGACTTTTGAATTCTTCTAGTTTTATTGTTCATGCTACTTAGCTTGACCCTTGAACCATATGAATAAGGATCGAGGGCTACACCCTTTGATGCACCTATTCGATGCAAACATGAAATCTTCAAGATATACCTAGGCAACATTTTTGGATCGAGGCTCGGGGGATATACCCTATGGGTGCATCGGTTGGTGCACACTCAagccttcttttttttttgaattattcCAATCATGGTTTAGGGGACAAGTATTTATAGTTCACCTTGCGGTGATACAAGATGAAGACTATGGTAGAGCTCTCCATAGCATCACCATGACCAAAAGTCAAAGCACTCAGGCCAAAATCACTGGGGAGGAGTAGAAGGACTTTGACAAAAATGTTGCTGCTCAGCCATGAAATGCTCGGGGCTGCTATGGAGGATAAGACATTGGGTACTATTGATGGGAACATGAGGTGCTCGATCTTCCGTCTGGAGGGATAAATATCGATTGTTGACGACCCAACACAGGCGATCCGGCTTCCAATCAAGAAGATCCGAATCCATAATCGAAGCACGATGTTGTCTCTTGGTTATCAATTTGCGCTGCCGGTTGACATCACCACGAAGGCTAATCCTTGCTACAAACCGAAGAACACAGGAAAGAACAAAGAAGCATGCAACAAGATTGCTGAAAATAGATTGAGCACTCGAATTAGGGTCTTCCAAACCGATGATAGCGAAACTATTCTTGACATattaatctaagcaaaacctaACCTAAACATGGATGATAACTACTAAACATAAAGGTTTAGGGTCGGCCAAATGATCCTAGATGCGTCCCTAATGGACTCTAACACGATACATATGTAGAACCGTGAAAATGGAGTCCGTATGTGGCCTGGTCGTTGATTTTAGTGCggactgctcctggactccgaggttgACTCAAATTCAGGATGTTGTGGGCCTCCGTATTGGCTTGGATGCCTGGGCTCGTCTTCTTCTCCTCCAAGCCTCATTCCAAAAACTTCCTCATCCTCTCCATTGTTTCAAGTACAATGACATCTAGCATGccattctcacaattattaatTGTACAGAATAATGAGCTCACCTACTAATTTAGCTGTCTTGCATgagctctagtgatcggtcatTATATATCCATATAAGGAGTGTTTTTTAACCAAaagagtgatgtcctcatcaattaTAGGATAGGTTGTCCTATCTAACTACAATATAAATGTTTTGTAGAAGCGCATTGTCTTTCTTTAGAGGTGGTTATGGaggccccccctcccccccccaccCTGCACCAAATGGGATTCTACGAGCAGATCGCGCCTGGAAATGGGATTCTAGGGGCAGATGCACGAGCAACCGCCCCCAACCGCCCCCGAAGTACCATGATTTATAGGGGCGGACTAAAACACAAACCGCCCCTAGTACAAGGATTTTCAGAGGCGGCTCGGATCGACCGCACCTGGAAATTGATTCGCCCATGAAAAACAAGATTTTTTATTTTCTATATTCTTATTTAAAGTACCAAATATTTTTCTCATATACCCCAAATATATTTTTTGCATGTAATATACTACATAAAAGATGTGGTGTACAAGTTTCAATATTTTTAAATAGATTTACTATTTTCTATTATATACATGAATTTTTTACGTTCCTAGTTACGTAATAGATGAATGGTTCCATTTTTTGTTACATAtcatttaaacttaaaattacATCTCTATCAAAAATAATACTAACAATAACTAACATAGCCTAAAAATTTGTAAATTGACATGGATTTCTTTTATATGTGCATAACCTTGTCATAAAAATTTCAAAATATTTTACAAAGACTAGACTATACATGGTTCACAAATGAGTACATCTCTCGCACTCATTCCTATCACTTAAGGGAAACTTTTTAAGTTTATACACACTAGAACTATATTTCTTCTCCTATATACCAAACACATGTTTTACATGTAATTTACTACATAAAAGTTGTCATGTAGGAGTTTGAATAATTTTTGAACTGATTTGCTATTTTATATgttttaaataaattttatgtAGTTCATAATAAAAAATACGATAATATTTTTAGGGTTGGGGGAACTCCTCATGCGTCTGTTGGCAATCGATTACGACACCTTTTTGGTACCATTTTAGTGGCATAATTAGACTAATTCTTATACTAACCCACCACTTGGCGCTTGAAATAACCCTATATTCACATGTGTGTTGTATTTTGAACTATGTTCCAAAATCACAGGAAATATGACATAAAACGAAGAATCTTTATACAAGTTGCATTTATATCAGGACTTTGGATAAAGAAAGGAGCAAACATGAACATTAGGCCCGCAGTTCCACAAGACCACCAGAACTTTTATGGGCCATATCTCCTTCATCTGAACTCTGATTGGGATGGATTTGGTATCTAAACTTAGCAGCTCGaagacctacaacttttatgtggATAACATGGCCACTTGAGGTTAGGAGGATCAgcccggggggagggggggggctAGGCTGATCGGCCGAGGACCTAATCAGTTCCGACCGACCTCCCGTTTTGCCAGATGGAAGGTCTTGACAACCCTAG
The genomic region above belongs to Panicum hallii strain FIL2 chromosome 4, PHallii_v3.1, whole genome shotgun sequence and contains:
- the LOC112890514 gene encoding uncharacterized protein LOC112890514, which produces MEDQTWEAYFTDTPPPEPSLTKIITDLRKRVLVSPIFVCLVCTKESSSQQHMAVHCKKHVQAGMAKGTVKHIKYYPDHTTCHFFGINPQPTTPQDSGSANRVKQVPMPSYKTVLYYAGDAFVSHLASMLPENPNGVGPIIAPIGNRSNIDLTLRLGSTRGTIAGDSEGMTFPLPGSSSSANNIPSGDDPKGKKVISGTQS